The following proteins are encoded in a genomic region of Xanthomonas cassavae CFBP 4642:
- the plsB gene encoding glycerol-3-phosphate 1-O-acyltransferase PlsB, which translates to MTAMPEQNPLPFPDGPPAPTAADPGATVAASPLPTATPVPPDAPVAAVPLPATARQAKRPWWARLLGRLADPWLSLTIEPDQPGRYDDGRPVVYVLEDYGLSNALILDKACREVGLPSPLVPLPGDPLERKRAYLALSRRSSSNSLIPEQRGGKTHSDSLAKLLQAHRVRADLDVHLVPVSIFVGRAPDKQSGWFAVLFSENWALVGRFRRLLSVLLNGRTTIVRFAPPISLRQTMAEGLPPERTLRKLQRVLRTHFRRIREAVIGPDLSTRRLLVDQVLAADSVREAIATQAKRDNSKPVDAWRKAHAYAWEIAADYSSPVVRSASFLLTHVWNRIYAGVLVHHLDKLKQAAPGHEVVYVPSHRSHMDYLLLSYLLYERGIVPPHIVAGINLNLPVVGTLLRKGGAFFIRRSIKGNALYSAVLSEYVAQLVAGGYSIEYFVEGGRSRTGRLLQPKGGMIAMTLRAYLRQPRKPVLFQPVYIGYEKLMEGNSYLDELTGRPKEKESIWGLLWSIPKVLKQNYGQVVVNFGEPIALNDVLARHAPDWDGQPLPEDEKPTWLAPAVDTLSIQIQTRINCAADVNPINLLALALLSTPKHAMGEADLIAQIELCKKLLAEMPYSDRVTVTPHTPARIITHAEEINVLTRVSHPLGDVLSVSGDTAVLLSYFRNNVLHLFTASSWVACCFQNNRRMSRAGLIRLGRTVYPFLQAELFLPWSEDRFAERIEQTIEMFVREGLLLNVTDDDGGILARNTGQTDEVFRLRAIGHSLQQAFERYYIAISVLVKNGPGVLGAGELESLCQQAAQRLSLLYAPAAPEFFDKTLFRSFIQKLRELRLVWPDENSKLLFDERLDAWAKDAKFILGRELRHTIERVSPAAVKPDVVLPPE; encoded by the coding sequence ATGACGGCGATGCCAGAACAGAACCCCCTGCCGTTTCCTGACGGCCCGCCCGCCCCGACCGCCGCCGACCCTGGCGCGACGGTAGCCGCCTCGCCGTTGCCCACCGCTACGCCGGTGCCGCCGGATGCGCCAGTGGCCGCGGTGCCGCTGCCGGCCACTGCGCGGCAGGCCAAACGCCCCTGGTGGGCGCGCCTGCTCGGGCGCCTGGCCGACCCGTGGTTGAGCTTGACCATCGAGCCGGATCAACCCGGCCGCTACGACGATGGCCGCCCGGTGGTGTACGTGCTGGAAGACTACGGCCTGTCCAACGCGTTGATCCTGGACAAGGCCTGCCGCGAAGTCGGCCTGCCCTCGCCGCTGGTGCCGTTGCCGGGCGACCCGCTGGAGCGCAAGCGCGCCTATCTGGCACTGTCGCGACGCAGCAGCAGCAATTCGCTGATTCCCGAACAGCGCGGCGGCAAGACCCATTCCGATTCGCTGGCCAAGTTGCTGCAGGCGCACCGCGTGCGCGCCGACCTGGACGTGCATCTGGTGCCGGTGTCGATCTTCGTCGGCCGTGCGCCGGACAAGCAGAGCGGCTGGTTCGCGGTGCTGTTCTCGGAAAACTGGGCGCTGGTGGGCCGCTTCCGTCGCCTGCTGTCGGTGCTGCTCAATGGCCGCACCACCATCGTGCGCTTCGCGCCGCCGATTTCGCTGCGCCAGACCATGGCCGAGGGCCTGCCGCCCGAGCGCACCCTGCGCAAGCTGCAGCGCGTGCTGCGCACCCACTTCCGGCGCATCCGCGAGGCGGTGATCGGGCCGGACCTGTCCACCCGTCGCCTGCTGGTGGACCAGGTGCTGGCGGCCGACTCGGTACGCGAGGCCATCGCCACCCAGGCCAAGCGCGACAACTCCAAGCCGGTCGATGCCTGGCGCAAGGCGCATGCCTACGCCTGGGAAATCGCCGCCGATTATTCCAGCCCGGTGGTGCGCTCGGCCAGCTTCCTGCTTACCCACGTGTGGAACCGCATCTACGCCGGCGTGCTGGTGCATCACCTGGACAAGCTCAAACAGGCCGCGCCCGGGCACGAAGTGGTGTATGTGCCCAGCCACCGCAGCCACATGGACTACCTGCTGCTGAGCTACCTGCTGTACGAACGCGGCATCGTGCCGCCGCACATCGTGGCCGGCATCAACCTCAACCTGCCGGTGGTGGGCACGCTGCTGCGCAAGGGCGGCGCGTTCTTCATCCGCCGCTCGATCAAGGGCAACGCGCTGTATTCGGCAGTGCTCAGCGAATACGTCGCCCAACTGGTGGCCGGCGGCTATTCGATCGAATACTTCGTCGAAGGCGGGCGCTCGCGCACCGGGCGCCTGCTGCAGCCCAAGGGCGGCATGATCGCGATGACGCTGCGCGCCTATCTGCGCCAGCCGCGCAAGCCGGTGCTGTTCCAGCCGGTGTACATCGGCTACGAGAAGCTGATGGAAGGCAACAGCTATCTCGACGAGCTCACCGGCCGGCCCAAGGAAAAGGAATCCATCTGGGGCCTGCTGTGGTCCATCCCCAAGGTGCTCAAGCAGAACTACGGCCAGGTGGTGGTGAACTTCGGCGAGCCGATCGCGCTCAACGACGTGCTGGCCAGGCACGCCCCGGACTGGGACGGCCAGCCGCTGCCCGAGGACGAAAAACCCACCTGGCTGGCGCCGGCGGTGGACACCTTGTCCATCCAGATCCAGACCCGCATCAACTGCGCGGCCGACGTCAATCCGATCAATCTGCTGGCGCTGGCGCTGCTGTCCACGCCCAAGCACGCAATGGGCGAGGCCGATCTGATCGCGCAGATCGAGCTGTGCAAGAAGCTGCTGGCGGAGATGCCGTATTCCGATCGCGTCACCGTCACCCCGCACACCCCGGCGCGCATCATCACTCACGCCGAAGAGATCAACGTGCTGACGCGTGTGTCGCATCCGCTGGGCGATGTCCTCAGCGTCAGCGGCGATACCGCGGTGTTGCTGAGCTACTTCCGCAATAACGTGCTGCACCTGTTCACCGCGTCTTCGTGGGTGGCGTGCTGTTTCCAGAACAACCGCCGCATGAGCCGTGCCGGCCTGATCCGCCTGGGCCGCACGGTGTACCCGTTTCTGCAGGCCGAGCTGTTCCTGCCGTGGAGCGAAGACCGCTTTGCCGAGCGCATCGAACAGACCATCGAGATGTTCGTACGCGAAGGCCTGCTGCTCAACGTCACCGACGACGATGGCGGCATCCTGGCGCGCAACACCGGGCAGACCGATGAAGTGTTCCGACTGCGCGCCATCGGCCACTCGCTGCAGCAGGCGTTCGAGCGCTATTACATCGCCATTTCGGTGCTGGTGAAAAATGGCCCCGGCGTGCTCGGCGCCGGCGAACTGGAAAGCCTGTGCCAGCAGGCCGCGCAGCGTCTGAGCCTGTTGTACGCACCGGCTGCGCCGGAATTCTTCGATAAGACCCTGTTCCGCAGCTTCATCCAGAAACTGCGTGAGCTGCGCCTGGTGTGGCCGGACGAGAACAGCAAGTTGCTGTTCGATGAGCGCCTGGATGCCTGGGCCAAGGACGCCAAGTTCATCCTTGGCCGCGAGCTGCGCCACACGATCGAGCGGGTCAGCCCGGCGGCGGTGAAGCCGGACGTGGTGTTGCCGCCGGAGTAA
- a CDS encoding YbjQ family protein, with the protein MNNPYNSSPMPAAMQHLNDTMVTTALELPGYRIIRSLGLVRGITVRSRSIVGNFFGGLQTLLGGNITIYTQLCEQARSETYRDMAQHARQLGANGIIAVRYDATELIAGLTEVLCYGTAVVVEPQNL; encoded by the coding sequence GTGAACAATCCCTACAACTCATCGCCGATGCCTGCAGCGATGCAGCACCTCAACGACACCATGGTGACCACGGCACTGGAGTTGCCCGGCTACCGCATCATCCGCAGCCTGGGACTGGTGCGCGGCATCACGGTGAGATCGCGCTCGATCGTAGGAAATTTCTTCGGCGGCCTGCAGACCTTGCTGGGCGGCAACATCACCATCTACACCCAGCTCTGCGAGCAGGCACGTTCGGAAACCTATCGCGACATGGCGCAGCACGCCCGGCAGCTGGGTGCGAACGGGATCATCGCGGTGCGCTACGACGCCACCGAGCTGATTGCCGGACTCACGGAGGTGTTGTGCTATGGCACTGCGGTGGTGGTGGAGCCACAGAACTTATAA
- a CDS encoding zinc-binding dehydrogenase produces the protein MRAAIHTQFGDPAKVLALGDRPVPQPGKGQVRIAMRRSPIHNHDLWTVRGNYGYKPELPAIGGSEGSGVIDALGEGVDALQVGQRVVAAGVHESWAEYFLASASGVVPLPDALDDDRGSQLIAMPLSALMLIEFLRVQRGDWIVQNTANGAVGKTVAMLAAIRGINVINLVRRDAGVEELKALGIGNAVSTAQDGWQEQVRALAGNAPIVRAIDSVAGTAAGDLLGLLAEGGELVSFGSMTGEPLQISSGDVIFKQATVRGFWGSKVMQATPPEDKRRMIGELLKAALDGSLALPVEAVYDLQDAAEAAAASAEPGRRGKILLCAG, from the coding sequence ATGCGCGCAGCCATCCATACCCAGTTCGGCGATCCCGCCAAGGTGCTTGCTCTTGGCGACCGTCCAGTGCCGCAGCCCGGCAAGGGCCAGGTACGTATCGCCATGCGGCGCTCGCCGATCCACAACCACGATTTGTGGACCGTGCGCGGCAACTATGGCTACAAGCCGGAGTTGCCCGCGATCGGCGGCAGTGAAGGGTCCGGTGTCATCGATGCGCTTGGGGAGGGCGTGGATGCCCTGCAGGTTGGCCAACGCGTGGTCGCGGCCGGCGTGCACGAGAGCTGGGCCGAGTACTTCCTGGCATCGGCATCCGGCGTGGTACCGCTTCCCGATGCGCTGGACGACGACCGTGGCAGCCAGTTGATCGCCATGCCGTTGAGCGCGCTGATGCTGATCGAATTTCTGCGCGTGCAACGGGGCGACTGGATCGTGCAGAACACCGCCAATGGCGCCGTCGGCAAGACCGTCGCCATGCTGGCGGCCATCCGCGGCATCAACGTGATCAACCTGGTACGCCGCGATGCCGGCGTGGAAGAACTCAAAGCGCTGGGCATCGGCAATGCCGTGTCCACCGCGCAGGACGGCTGGCAGGAGCAGGTGCGCGCGCTGGCCGGCAATGCGCCCATCGTTCGCGCCATCGACTCGGTGGCCGGTACCGCAGCCGGCGACCTGCTCGGTTTGCTGGCCGAAGGTGGCGAGCTGGTGTCGTTCGGCTCGATGACTGGCGAGCCGCTGCAGATTTCCAGCGGCGATGTCATCTTCAAGCAGGCCACCGTGCGCGGGTTCTGGGGCAGCAAGGTGATGCAGGCCACCCCGCCCGAGGACAAGCGCCGCATGATTGGCGAACTGCTCAAGGCGGCCCTGGATGGCAGCCTGGCTCTGCCGGTGGAAGCGGTCTACGACCTGCAAGACGCCGCCGAGGCGGCCGCCGCCAGCGCCGAGCCGGGACGTCGCGGCAAGATCCTGCTGTGCGCAGGCTGA
- a CDS encoding DUF5076 domain-containing protein: MIVPPDALADPDAFELLRLWAAHEQLHVSINSDLGGGAEDFGELLADLFEHASRMFAQRDRMPLAQCRTLMLDDFMRRVADPSGDREGGLPVEH; encoded by the coding sequence TTGATTGTCCCGCCCGACGCCTTGGCCGATCCGGACGCGTTCGAGTTGTTGCGCCTGTGGGCCGCGCACGAGCAGCTGCACGTGAGCATCAACAGCGATCTGGGCGGCGGGGCGGAAGATTTCGGCGAACTGCTTGCCGATCTGTTCGAGCATGCCTCGCGGATGTTCGCCCAGCGCGACCGCATGCCCCTGGCCCAATGCCGCACGCTGATGCTGGACGATTTCATGCGGCGCGTCGCCGACCCGAGCGGCGATCGGGAAGGTGGGCTGCCGGTGGAGCATTAG
- a CDS encoding YdcH family protein: MDTLSPAEILEQIAALRRAHRALDEEIQRMPANLEDELQMKRLKKRKLQIKDCIIRLEMELVPDEPA; encoded by the coding sequence GTGGACACACTCTCACCCGCCGAGATCCTCGAGCAGATCGCCGCGTTACGACGCGCGCACCGCGCGTTGGACGAGGAAATCCAGCGCATGCCCGCCAATCTGGAGGACGAACTGCAGATGAAGCGGCTGAAGAAGCGCAAGCTGCAGATCAAGGACTGCATCATTCGGCTGGAAATGGAGTTGGTGCCCGACGAGCCGGCGTAG
- a CDS encoding ribonuclease E inhibitor RraB produces MQRDPVLYPNDDNGDTLWHIARQGVDLTKPREIDFSVVFPAKESALEFCVAMLRCEQKVRCRYYEQNTAFPMDVTVYPTMVPTYRGIVAFEQELALHATPLAGHNDGWEFCE; encoded by the coding sequence ATGCAACGCGATCCGGTTCTATATCCGAACGACGACAACGGGGACACGCTGTGGCACATCGCCCGGCAGGGAGTGGACCTGACCAAGCCCCGGGAAATCGATTTCTCGGTGGTGTTTCCCGCAAAGGAATCGGCACTGGAATTCTGCGTGGCGATGCTGCGCTGCGAGCAGAAGGTGCGTTGCCGCTACTACGAACAGAACACCGCCTTTCCGATGGATGTGACGGTGTACCCGACCATGGTGCCCACCTACCGTGGCATCGTGGCCTTCGAACAGGAGTTGGCGCTGCATGCCACGCCGTTGGCTGGACATAACGATGGCTGGGAGTTCTGCGAATAG
- a CDS encoding LacI family DNA-binding transcriptional regulator has product MSRPRSEGGSVTIKDVAREAQVSVATVSRTMNGHQHVAESVRERVLQVARALNYIPHHAARSLSSRRTHTIGVVLPDLHGEFFSELIRGIDQVAREQGYHLLVSSSHGDPQAQRRALERLPGRVDGVVVMSPSLGDSGVHEDALPGSLPAVLLNCAGSASQRPVLNVDNYGGARVMTRHLRDSGHRRIAFIAGPDDNFDAHERLRGYRDEMAVDAHAQPWVLPGNFDEESGYRAGQALTQQDHPDAVFAANDMMALGCLFALGHAGLKVPQDIALAGFDDVPMARYVLPALTTMRVDIAGLGARALRLLLGQQLVDAPPPPADAAPPAFSEMVPELIVRASSAARATPGS; this is encoded by the coding sequence ATGAGTCGGCCACGTTCGGAAGGCGGCAGCGTCACCATCAAGGACGTGGCCCGCGAGGCGCAGGTGTCGGTCGCCACGGTGTCGCGCACCATGAACGGGCACCAGCACGTCGCGGAGTCGGTGCGTGAACGCGTGCTGCAGGTGGCGCGCGCACTGAACTACATCCCGCATCACGCCGCGCGCAGCCTGAGCAGCCGCCGGACCCACACCATCGGGGTGGTGTTGCCGGATCTGCATGGCGAATTCTTTTCCGAACTGATCCGCGGCATCGACCAGGTGGCACGGGAGCAGGGCTACCACCTGCTGGTGTCCAGCTCGCACGGCGACCCGCAGGCGCAGCGTCGTGCGCTGGAGCGTCTGCCCGGCCGGGTGGATGGGGTGGTGGTGATGTCGCCGTCGTTGGGTGATTCGGGCGTGCACGAAGACGCGCTACCGGGCAGTCTGCCGGCGGTGCTGCTCAATTGCGCCGGCAGTGCCAGCCAGCGCCCGGTGCTCAACGTGGACAACTACGGCGGCGCGCGGGTGATGACACGCCATTTGCGCGACAGCGGGCACCGCCGCATCGCCTTCATCGCCGGCCCTGACGACAACTTCGATGCGCACGAGCGCCTGCGCGGCTATCGCGATGAAATGGCGGTGGATGCACACGCGCAGCCGTGGGTGCTGCCGGGCAACTTCGACGAGGAGTCCGGCTACCGCGCCGGCCAGGCATTGACGCAGCAGGACCACCCGGACGCGGTATTCGCCGCCAACGACATGATGGCGCTGGGCTGCCTGTTCGCGCTCGGCCACGCCGGGCTGAAGGTGCCGCAGGACATCGCGCTGGCCGGCTTCGACGACGTGCCGATGGCGCGCTATGTGCTTCCCGCGCTGACCACCATGCGGGTGGACATCGCCGGGCTGGGCGCGCGCGCGTTACGGCTGCTGCTCGGCCAGCAGTTGGTCGATGCCCCGCCGCCGCCCGCCGATGCTGCGCCGCCAGCGTTTTCGGAAATGGTGCCGGAGCTGATCGTACGGGCTTCCAGTGCCGCCCGAGCCACGCCGGGCAGCTGA